From a single Brettanomyces bruxellensis chromosome 5, complete sequence genomic region:
- a CDS encoding uncharacterized protein (MEROPS:MER0011785) yields MSNPKHIGEFLKSKAAQLLNLYAAKRRLTSTHESFTSSQLNLRAGYQISTPPVGLDVSGLLKKRLMFPLSVRDSIDHFKKRHQLDLIQDALLSTLPFYPNATQTHLGEVVRTVVDEKTGCYINEFHVVPQMEIPESGRKHVVFIHGYGAGLGFFIKNIEEITKRKPNWDIHAIDLPGYGCSSRPDFPYQVDFSNYKKIENWFAEKLERWFDVRGLNQLDTVVIAHSMGAYISCVVNIRRPDLFNKLLLVSPAGIYHSAKDTVVSTAPDWFQKLWNQNISPFSLVRLAGPLGSKLVSGWSNRRFSKDNSLLGPQEQKLMHQYTYAIFNAKGSGEYMLNYFLAPGGVPRHPMLQRIRKLRCDTVWMYGSHDWMDKAGGFKACQKLKTLHHLNGESLSATCHVIEHSGHHIYLDNFKEFNNLVIQELEAFEKSALQLSSLRQNAIS; encoded by the coding sequence ATGTCAAATCCAAAACATATTGGCGAATTTTTGAAGAGCAAAGCGGCACAGCTCTTGAATCTGTATGCtgccaaaagaagattgaCTTCTACTCATGAATCATTCACATCAAGCCAATTAAATTTGAGGGCTGGATATCAAATATCGACACCGCCAGTCGGCTTGGATGTTTCAGGTCTactgaaaaaaaggttGATGTTTCCTCTTTCGGTTAGGGATTCGATTGatcatttcaaaaaaaggcaTCAATTAGATTTGATTCAAGATGCCCTACTTTCAACTTTGCCATTTTATCCAAATGCAACACAGACACACTTGGGGGAAGTGGTACGGACAGTTGTAGATGAAAAGACTGGATGCTACATTAATGAGTTTCACGTCGTGCCTCAGATGGAGATCCCAGAATCAGGGCGTAAGCATGTCGTCTTTATTCACGGTTACGGCGCGGGACTAGGCTTctttattaaaaatatcGAAGAAATCACCAAACGAAAACCAAATTGGGATATTCATGCTATAGACTTACCTGGTTATGGTTGTTCTTCTAGGCCGGACTTTCCGTATCAGGTGGACTTCTCTAATTACAAGAAAATTGAGAATTGGTTTGCTGAGAAATTGGAAAGGTGGTTTGATGTGAGAGGATTGAACCAGTTAGATACAGTTGTAATTGCTCATTCGATGGGTGCATATATATCATGCGTTGTTAATATAAGACGTCCGGATTTGTTCAACAAGCTGCTTTTGGTTTCACCAGCGGGAATATATCATTCAGCAAAGGACACAGTTGTTTCGACTGCTCCTGACTGGTTTCAAAAATTGTGGAACCAAAAcatttctccattttcattgGTCAGGCTTGCAGGACCACTTGGTTCAAAACTTGTGAGTGGATGGAGTAATAGGAGGTTTTCGAAGGATAATTCATTGTTGGGACCCCAggaacaaaaattgatgCATCAATACACTTACGCAATATTTAATGCAAAGGGCTCTGGGGAGTACATgcttaattattttttggcgCCTGGCGGTGTACCAAGGCATCCGATGCTACAAAGAATCAGAAAACTAAGATGTGATACCGTTTGGATGTATGGAAGCCACGATTGGATGGATAAAGCAGGCGGATTCAAAGCTTGTCAAAAGCTAAAAACCCTTCATCACCTAAACGGGGAGTCTCTCTCTGCTACATGTCATGTTATTGAGCATTCAGGACATCACATTTATTTGGATAATTTTAAAGAATTTAATAACTTGGTCATACAGGAGTTAGAGGCATTTGAGAAAAGCGCACTCCAACTTTCCAGCCTAAGACAGAATGCTATTTCTTAA